Within the Solenopsis invicta isolate M01_SB chromosome 11, UNIL_Sinv_3.0, whole genome shotgun sequence genome, the region ACACCTCTTATAAGACACTATATGTCGCGTAACCAAACTGTGATGCTTCCTAACACACTAACGCTACCCTGCGTGCAATGCATTGCTGATTGACGAACAAAGCAACGCACTTGATGCAGGATTGCGTCCGTGTGTCGCGGTCTGTTTGCGCGACTGATGGGCACATCTCAGCGTATTACTGctattaaaatatgattatataataaatagattaGAGATACTATCAGAAAGAGCATTCACTTTTCATATCCTTCGgtacatatatatagataaagTATTGTGTATTGTTCTTAATGAAAAACGAACATACAATAAATCTGGCATTTTTAGTTTCATTTTTTGTATGTTATCTCGACTATGTATcagagaattttaaataattctgtaacattaccgtttcttttttctatcttctgccaaatatattttattggaatttaTCGATTAATATCGTACACGTTTACTTTCACATTTTGgataacatttgtaaaagatttttattgatAACTAATCGTAAATATATAACGTAAGAAATACTCCTGCTGGGGCTGAGTGGCCTAATGGTGGTTATGATGGTGCCTACGATCTTGATATTCATTCTTGTGATACTGCATCCAGTCAGCCCATTTGTTCGAGTTTTCGTAAGCATTAGATCCCTGCGACAAATGAACAGATGTCTGCGATATTCATAATTCAGAGACATTTTGCACGTacttaattaatagtttgaaaGCTCGGAACTTGAAAGTTAGGCAATTTAGGCATTTGAATCTGAAAACACAAattaagttattatattttataagttacaTGCGGATATTACTCGATTAAATAGAGAACAAAGAGATCTTCGGCGAAAAGTGTTaggtaattatataattcattatttgccgttttgtatgtgtgtgcaataattttgtacatagGCTTCCAAGGTATTATATAGCGCGTTATATATTATgacataaaattgtatatatgcacatattgcctttcattaaattatttaaatgattaatttattgttttgttgTTATACTTCATTttacttttgtcattttttgataaattcatataaataaatagatgtaTATAGAGTTTTTAAAAGTAGATTTAGAAAACAGTAAAGTATATTAGGAATCTCTGATACGTACATATTTCGCACACATTTTTTATACTATCTAGAGAGGTTCCTGTAAATTGTATAAACATCGTaacatatttagaaattaaaaggAGGAAGAAAATGCAAAACATTGGcgttaatgaatattaataaaatagtatattagttcaagataatagaataatatataatcattacataataataactGGAACATTAAGAACAGACTTTAAAtccattaataattattatccaattaatataacaattattgaATATATGACATCATAATTGctgcaaattatttatagaattttgtagttataattGATTTATGAAGAACTTTTCGAATCTTTTTCTTCAATCTAAGGTGATTTCCATTATGAATTATTGTAACTAATTGCaatatatgttgtaaaataaattacaaattttagttAGACACGTTATACATGTTAAAGTACGTAACAAAATTTCTgtatgaaattaaaatgttcttttataattaacggctcaaattttttttcttcttcattcttAATGTTTCagttgattattattaaaattatttaaaataaaattacacttaCCAGTAATTTAATTCCTCCTCCTTGGTGTCCAGGTGTGGAACCTCCTCCTGCTTGTACAGATTCCACGGAGCCTGCAGGTAGACTCTGGTAACCCTGATGCATCTGCATTTGTACACCTCTCTTATATTGTCTATGATCTTGGTGATCATTATCGTTTCCATATGCGAAGTATGGTAGCGAATCATCGTCCACTTGTCGTTTTACAGCAGGCGCCGGATTCTCCGGATAAGACACCCAGAAAGACGTTGGTGATTTAGGTAAAGCTCTGCTCATTACAGAATTTCCCTTGACAGGACTTGCTGGGTAAGAAGCTGGATAAGAAGCCGGATAAGATGCCGAATAAGAAGCCGGAGTTGCAGTTCCAATAGCGGATATTTTCTTCAGAATAGCGTCCAAGAGAGTGTTATTAATTGTTGAAGCATCAACTTCATTGTTAGCTAATGGAACCTTAGGCAATTCTGGATTATTTGGAGTACTAGTGTTAGTTACCATTGCGTTTTTCGCGACTACACTGATATTCCTTTGCAGATCCGTCAGCATATCGAATACTTGGCTGAGTACAGTCATTCTTTGCTGATATGGAACCGTTGGATCCATTGTTGGTTTCGCAAAGGGAAATACACTGGAGAAAGGCTTAAAAGGCTTCTTTGCCGTAGTGGCGGAAGCTGCCGCAGCCTTCTCGTACGCGATCAGATCATTCAAAGTTGCCATCATATCGCCTTTTAAATCGCCAAGCTCTGATAGTATCGTATCAACGATTGCATCTTTAGCGGCTGCGATAGACGTCGCATCGTCCAAGGACCTTGCGATTTTGTCCGGTGAAATATCATCGGGTTTCAGAGATCTCATTAAATCACTTTTTGCGTCTGAACCATCGCTTGCTTCTGATGCGGTTGCATTTATGCTGTCGAATAATTTGTTCAGAAAGTCCGATACTTTCTGGGTATATTCGGTCGGGCCAGGAATTATGGAGGATGGAATCCAAAAGCTAGGTGGTACAATAGTGCTTTTTGCCGTAGGTCCCTCGGTTGTTGTTGCTGGAGTGCTGGTAGCAAGATTATTGAAGAGCGTGTCCAAGAATCCTgattttttcgaaataattgCACTTGGGTCCACCGCTGGTCCGAAAGAACTCGGTGCAAAAGGACCTGGTCCAAAAGGCCCGAAAGAACCTGGTCCAAAAGGCCCGAAAGGACCTGGTCCAAAAGGTCCGAACATTCCCGGTGGCAAGTATTCCTTCGGTACATCTCCAGCGACTGGTCCTGTTGCTGATATACCTTCTACTATTTTTGGATAAGAGCCTGGAATGGTATTAATATCGTTTGCGGAAGAAGGCGTTTCTATACTTCTTCTTCTACGAGAAAAAGATGTTTTATCCATAAAATCGGGCATTATATCCGGTGATGAAAATGGCGTAATAGGTCCGAATTTTGGAGCCATCGGACCTATTGGACCCATCGGCCCGAATTTTGGAGCGAACGGACCAAACATACCGCGTTTATACATACTGCTACTGTCGACCATTTTTTCTTTACCAGCTTGTAGCATATctcgtttattaaataatgcatttGCACTATTAGTGGTATCTAAAGACGGTGCACTTGCCCCATATGGTATGATCGGTTGAGTATCTGCCATGCTATATGCAACTGGTCCCAAACCGCCGAACAAATTACTCAGCATATCCGTCTTTTTAGAAATAAACGCCTTCGGATCGACGAATTTTGGCATGAATGGAGATTTTGGTACGTAAGGTACGGATATCGTGTCCATTCCTCCAGGAGGTCCGAGAGCTCGcgaataaactaaaattttgaaataatgattggtacgatatttaaatgtattttttgtgcATGCAATAagacattaataaatttaaaaatttgtatttaaaatttgatcatGAGAGTACGAAAAATATGATTTCAATTATTAGATTatggaaaataataacaatcattaaatttttattatttctttgtatATCTATTTCAAATCTTGAATTTTGAAGtagaaaacaattaataaatgtaagttCTTTATATTCCTTATATTCTCTACAAATAGATTATGTTTTTTACATGATTGAATTATAGAAATTTAGCTCTtggaaaaaagttgaaaaagaaaagagagtttcGAAAAGCAATGACTTGAAATCTGATCCTTTCTTAttgtataactttataataagttttcttttaaatgttccttacatacatatttagaatttaatttgttctcttatataacatttagaagattatttgaatttaaatttaaaagatattttgaaaaaaatctaatttctcTACATAAATAACTATAGCaaagttttctttaaattattttttatatataataataaaaagaaaaaaatcttaccAGGCTTAGATGCAAAGTTTGTCCATGGTGCTCCAGGTGGAAGTGCCAGAGTTAAACTGGCAACGAATGCCAACAGGCAGGTGGAAAGTAGAAGTGCTTTCTGTTGCGGCATTGTAACAAGTAACGTGGCCTATGCCATGAACtctcttttatattaatcattaattaataatccttGCAAAGTCTCTGGGATTATCCACATGGAGAATGCTGTCTAAGCTCTGCGAAACCTCATTAAAATAATCCACTCGCCACATGTAGAATTTGCAGTTGTGTTTTAATTAGCCGATGCAATTTCTTCTCGAAGAAATACGATTTCCTTCTTAAAAGCGTAAGTATGTCTATTTTTAACAATGGAGATAATCGTACTTTCTCGAAGGGAGaacgtgtaataaaaaaaagttaaactataaatttttttctttcccaaGTCGCTAAGTTActcattttttttgttcactatatatataaataacattttacggATGCAATCGGATACAAATGAGGTGTGTGTATTGCATTTGTCAGCTGTTTTCAATAATGGAAATACTTCATTTATTTCACGAATACCTTATTTTGATCATCGAATTTGGTGGGATACGTAAGGTTGTTGAAAGCAATTTGTCACTGTCCTTTCAATTTAAGTcctattattaatgttattataagcATGGACAATTTTGAGCAGCGTGagtaacatatttaaatatacttatcTAGAAGTAAAAAATCATGGTTGCATGAATTGTGGTTGTCAATTGTATTTGTTAAATcatatgcattatttataattatttattttgaccaAACAATATCTTACAGCtctataaacaaaatgattagatttgataaatatataaaataaaattttatttttaataaaccacttaataatattattattctaaaatatagaattaagcttcttaaatttaataaagaaattaattaaagtattttttaactaGAGAGTACAAATGACATTGATATCACACTGCATCAACAATGAACCGTTTATCATTTCAGCTAAACATCATGATTACGAAGGGAACAACATTTCGGATGTAATTACACAATTACTGCAAAAATATCACCcaaaagataatattaatgcATATAAACGTGTGCTACGAGAAGTCCAAGATTTACTAGCAGAGTGTGATTTTCAAAAAAAGCAGTTATTGCTCTCAATGATACCTTTTCCAAACAATATATCAGATAACACGATTAAAGAAGTATTTCATACAACTACAGGTTTTACTAAACTCAATCTGCAGGAAAAGTAAGCCCCCATTTTTCAtggtatattctttttattgttacataatttcatacctCATATTACAACAGCAGCAAtatgtttcaaaatatatttagtacTAAAAACATGGACAGAGTAACGGATAGCATTTCATCaccaaaaaaaagttttttatacgATAAAAATTATTCGGATTTCAAGTCGACGCTTTCAGAAGCTTTTCCTTTCCGAGGTTTTTCCAAGAGCGAAATTTCCAAGATTCCCAGTCATATAAGAAACGTAATTTATTTGTAGAGAATATTGTGcaactttttatttagaaattataacaGTTAAAAATTCTACATTAACCAATAGGCGGATTTATCAAGTAATCATCTAAAtgataattcaaaaaattggttggaaaaaaataataagtaccAATCGTCTTATCAACAATATTTccttaataagaaatattgtatgcctactaaaattaatttatataattccgTTAATGAATCACATCTTTGTCACTCGTCACAGACAGGATGCCAGGTTTGTATGCATAAAAGAGAAATAGatgaaaaaagataatatgaaataaatttttaatataaattataacgcattaataaattttaggaTACACGCGCCATGAAAATGTGTAACAATATTAAGATGATAGCAGATACACGCCAAAATAAGATTCAACCATTTAATGATGTTAAATatgaatgtaaaaaatatgtgtttgataaagataaaaaatctgtcatatcacaaaaaataatcaatatagaTCAAGACGCAACAATTAAGCAGACAATTAAAGATGATATACATAAAATGGATGTATGTTGGGAAGAGGATGAGAACATTATCATAAacgtatttgaaaaaatataaagaattttaaagttttttaaaatatctctagaggtaaaattaaattaattaaattttacaggCGGACGATTTTTTACCCACAGCGCGCAATGGACTTAAAACGagcttaaacaattttttaaaacgcgCGCAAAAAGGAATTTTTATTGGTaacattatctattttattaatttatataatatatattttaattagagataatgtacaaaattataaaaataatttctcatatATGCATACAGAATTGTCAGCTTTCCCACGCATCAGACCACATCCACAGGGATCCttgaattcaatatattttccatcaaaaaattcaaagtctGGAACACCACAAAAAGTTTTagaggaaaattttacatttaatgtcTCAAATAGCAACAATTGCTTACCTTTAAAACGGCATAATACAGATATCAATGTAGAAAAGAACCAGaaagaattaattgaaaaaacaaGACAAAAAGCTATCACTTacgataataaattacaaaagaaatatatttctcaagaattcaataaaataactGAGAGAgaattacaacaaaataatttaaattacgatACGAATAAGAAAGCAGCTACGTttgaatataaagaaaaaaatacggaAGAATCAAGATATGGGTAAATGTTTCTTCTATATGCTATTGTAAACGTTTTAATCGTGCGCGTGActatgtcaatataataataaaacaatttctaattcagATGTGAAATGGTAAAATCAAAATCAGATAATTcagaaaacaattttcaaactCACTCAATGGTTCAACTAGCTGCATACAAGAAACGATATTACGACACGTTATTGAATGTTCAGAGAGCGAaaggttaattaaaaaattaatgccatattatgtatatttaaatattctattacgTAATCTTTCAGACATGCTTGAAT harbors:
- the LOC120356797 gene encoding uncharacterized protein LOC120356797 — protein: MPTKINLYNSVNESHLCHSSQTGCQDTRAMKMCNNIKMIADTRQNKIQPFNDVKYECKKYVFDKDKKSVISQKIINIDQDATIKQTIKDDIHKMDVCWEEDENIIINADDFLPTARNGLKTSLNNFLKRAQKGIFIELSAFPRIRPHPQGSLNSIYFPSKNSKSGTPQKVLEENFTFNVSNSNNCLPLKRHNTDINVEKNQKELIEKTRQKAITYDNKLQKKYISQEFNKITERELQQNNLNYDTNKKAATFEYKEKNTEESRYG
- the LOC105200268 gene encoding uncharacterized protein LOC105200268 isoform X2; its protein translation is MPQQKALLLSTCLLAFVASLTLALPPGAPWTNFASKPVYSRALGPPGGMDTISVPYVPKSPFMPKFVDPKAFISKKTDMLSNLFGGLGPVAYSMADTQPIIPYGASAPSLDTTNSANALFNKRDMLQAGKEKMVDSSSMYKRGMFGPFAPKFGPMGPIGPMAPKFGPITPFSSPDIMPDFMDKTSFSRRRRSIETPSSANDINTIPGSYPKIVEGISATGPVAGDVPKEYLPPGMFGPFGPGPFGPFGPGSFGPFGPGPFAPSSFGPAVDPSAIISKKSGFLDTLFNNLATSTPATTTEGPTAKSTIVPPSFWIPSSIIPGPTEYTQKVSDFLNKLFDSINATASEASDGSDAKSDLMRSLKPDDISPDKIARSLDDATSIAAAKDAIVDTILSELGDLKGDMMATLNDLIAYEKAAAASATTAKKPFKPFSSVFPFAKPTMDPTVPYQQRMTVLSQVFDMLTDLQRNISVVAKNAMVTNTSTPNNPELPKVPLANNEVDASTINNTLLDAILKKISAIGTATPASYSASYPASYPASYPASPVKGNSVMSRALPKSPTSFWVSYPENPAPAVKRQVDDDSLPYFAYGNDNDHQDHRQYKRGVQMQMHQGYQSLPAGSVESVQAGGGSTPGHQGGGIKLLIQMPKLPNFQVPSFQTIN
- the LOC105200268 gene encoding uncharacterized protein LOC105200268 isoform X1, whose product is MPQQKALLLSTCLLAFVASLTLALPPGAPWTNFASKPVYSRALGPPGGMDTISVPYVPKSPFMPKFVDPKAFISKKTDMLSNLFGGLGPVAYSMADTQPIIPYGASAPSLDTTNSANALFNKRDMLQAGKEKMVDSSSMYKRGMFGPFAPKFGPMGPIGPMAPKFGPITPFSSPDIMPDFMDKTSFSRRRRSIETPSSANDINTIPGSYPKIVEGISATGPVAGDVPKEYLPPGMFGPFGPGPFGPFGPGSFGPFGPGPFAPSSFGPAVDPSAIISKKSGFLDTLFNNLATSTPATTTEGPTAKSTIVPPSFWIPSSIIPGPTEYTQKVSDFLNKLFDSINATASEASDGSDAKSDLMRSLKPDDISPDKIARSLDDATSIAAAKDAIVDTILSELGDLKGDMMATLNDLIAYEKAAAASATTAKKPFKPFSSVFPFAKPTMDPTVPYQQRMTVLSQVFDMLTDLQRNISVVAKNAMVTNTSTPNNPELPKVPLANNEVDASTINNTLLDAILKKISAIGTATPASYSASYPASYPASYPASPVKGNSVMSRALPKSPTSFWVSYPENPAPAVKRQVDDDSLPYFAYGNDNDHQDHRQYKRGVQMQMHQGYQSLPAGSVESVQAGGGSTPGHQGGGIKLLGSNAYENSNKWADWMQYHKNEYQDRRHHHNHH